From Bacteroidota bacterium, a single genomic window includes:
- a CDS encoding T9SS type A sorting domain-containing protein, which yields MKNSTHIVSQQSLVKASITSVTEQGFYNLFHFLSHLRKQHLVHVFKKIAIVFVLFFTTLHCAKADDDKIIKGGKLLVDSGPLAKVKLQTVNMVGEDLCDFWLLWTGAVKAKSVTVNGVAVALTAKANGKQHVVFNPCVNNTKQITIQAEFEGNISLLYLIPTDSMHSDLVVNDAVNPNATTVNKKIEKTTVPGGSQSPTFASSKFPSLGYTNLTGTDICDLRIESPQKIDSVFVNNKKVDSIKVGSTKVPNGTSANSKVVHVYFKCIKDGDSFKVSVAAQSEITTYKITPTDSLNADVMANRSLPNNGAVEQGKRARKTNTTGGQQSPTFEPSSFPRLSNSNATGTDVCDMRIKAPTGVTIDEVWVNDKKVDSIYGTDGKKITARPTQKNEVHVFFPCIADGAPYSISVKFNKACTTYVYTPTDSLNADISCGIQNINPGNKATRQIKFSGSTPGSTFSSSKSSTVLKNDTRDTICDLEIIAKESIDSVLVNGVKWDTKPPGKKNDTVHVYAPNGGGILPGNKMVVTVYCSKKIDGYTIEITDDSDDTIYQLACTGGTMKFYLNNDNSAFGLTSRSGSLVAINESCSPISQLVFNSPHPGIIVDAASSKLPSYFDFPTGTLNFYSPILPGAPVQFSFHINALLPYNSTDTFPYTTVNVSVPGTTISYDGTATITPASSLTEFNGSIDFTLTGDMLLPSFLWSNGSTTEDISNLSSGTYTVIVSDSPGCMTKVFEVPVSPSVAIPNPELTLVSAGPWCSGSLNGFAMVMDNVKDNMLPLNYIWSNGATTAIINNLSAGNLTVNVTNASGFSWTGTVNLTEPSLLSVTANVKKLNCNNDFSGSITLIPSGGTFPYLYKWNNGNTNQARTGLKAGTYTATVSDANGCSVVSSYQVKQPLPLQIVPTLTSVTCFGGSNGSASIVGTGGTKPYTFLWTNGMTTAAVTNLTAGTYNVVVTDAKGCLANSTINISSPPPMQINVQPMPPSQAFANVLGGLPPYQIFWNTMPPQTGPLATGLFPGQILQLQVMDNSGCMQMQTFIMPQMKLGNTDFSSTEIGLTLYPNPAKNFVILHIDGFANESVHINLFDALGNKVLSQKNLLNNGTDIVLNVMHLSNGIYTLELQLQGQTHRMKLSVHN from the coding sequence ATGAAAAATTCTACACACATTGTTTCACAACAATCGCTGGTTAAAGCAAGCATCACCAGTGTTACCGAACAAGGCTTCTACAATTTATTTCATTTTTTAAGCCATTTACGTAAACAACATTTAGTTCACGTTTTCAAAAAAATCGCAATTGTATTTGTTTTGTTTTTTACCACACTACATTGCGCAAAAGCCGATGACGACAAAATTATCAAAGGAGGGAAGTTGCTCGTTGATTCGGGTCCTTTGGCAAAAGTAAAACTGCAAACCGTAAATATGGTAGGTGAAGACCTTTGCGATTTTTGGTTATTGTGGACCGGTGCTGTGAAGGCAAAATCGGTAACAGTAAATGGCGTAGCTGTTGCTTTGACAGCAAAAGCAAATGGCAAACAACATGTAGTATTTAACCCTTGCGTAAACAATACAAAACAAATTACCATTCAAGCAGAGTTTGAAGGAAATATATCATTGCTTTATTTAATTCCTACGGATAGCATGCATTCCGATTTGGTGGTGAATGATGCAGTAAATCCCAATGCAACAACAGTAAATAAAAAAATAGAAAAAACCACAGTGCCTGGTGGCTCACAGTCACCAACTTTTGCTTCCAGTAAATTCCCTTCACTCGGCTATACCAATCTTACAGGCACCGACATTTGCGATTTGCGAATAGAGAGTCCTCAAAAAATCGACTCTGTGTTTGTAAATAATAAAAAAGTAGATAGTATAAAAGTTGGTAGCACTAAAGTTCCCAACGGTACTTCGGCAAATTCAAAGGTAGTGCATGTATATTTCAAGTGCATAAAGGACGGTGATAGTTTCAAAGTTTCAGTAGCAGCACAAAGCGAAATAACAACCTACAAAATAACACCTACAGATAGCCTTAACGCAGATGTTATGGCAAACAGGAGTCTGCCGAATAACGGTGCAGTAGAACAGGGAAAGCGGGCTCGCAAAACAAATACTACCGGAGGGCAACAATCGCCTACTTTTGAACCAAGTAGTTTTCCACGTTTGTCCAATAGTAATGCAACAGGCACAGATGTATGCGATATGCGCATTAAAGCGCCAACAGGAGTAACAATAGATGAAGTTTGGGTAAATGATAAGAAAGTGGACAGCATATATGGAACCGATGGCAAAAAAATTACAGCACGCCCAACTCAAAAAAATGAGGTGCATGTATTTTTTCCGTGTATTGCCGATGGAGCACCCTATTCCATTTCTGTAAAATTTAATAAAGCTTGTACTACGTATGTATACACTCCTACCGATAGCCTGAATGCCGACATTAGTTGTGGCATACAAAATATTAATCCGGGAAATAAAGCAACCCGTCAGATAAAGTTTAGCGGTTCTACTCCGGGCAGTACATTCAGCAGCAGCAAATCGTCAACTGTTTTAAAAAATGACACAAGAGATACTATTTGTGATTTGGAAATCATTGCGAAAGAAAGTATTGATTCGGTTTTAGTGAACGGTGTAAAATGGGATACAAAACCTCCCGGCAAAAAGAACGATACTGTACATGTATACGCACCCAATGGTGGAGGTATTTTACCCGGCAATAAAATGGTGGTTACAGTTTATTGCAGTAAAAAGATAGATGGTTATACTATAGAAATTACTGACGATTCAGATGATACTATTTATCAGTTGGCATGCACAGGTGGTACTATGAAATTTTATTTAAATAATGATAACAGTGCTTTTGGTTTGACCAGCCGTAGTGGAAGTTTGGTTGCCATTAACGAGTCGTGCTCACCTATTTCTCAGTTAGTATTTAATTCGCCCCACCCTGGAATTATTGTAGATGCGGCATCGAGCAAATTGCCATCCTATTTTGATTTCCCAACGGGCACGTTAAATTTCTATTCTCCAATTTTACCGGGAGCACCTGTACAGTTTAGTTTTCATATCAATGCATTATTGCCATACAATTCTACCGATACATTTCCTTATACTACAGTGAATGTTTCTGTACCCGGCACTACTATTTCTTACGATGGTACTGCAACCATTACTCCCGCAAGTTCGCTTACTGAATTCAATGGTAGTATAGATTTTACTTTAACAGGCGACATGCTTCTTCCATCGTTCTTATGGTCGAATGGAAGTACTACCGAAGATATATCTAATCTTTCTTCCGGAACGTATACAGTTATAGTATCGGATTCACCTGGATGCATGACGAAAGTATTTGAAGTGCCTGTGAGCCCATCGGTTGCAATTCCAAATCCCGAACTGACATTAGTATCGGCCGGACCTTGGTGCAGTGGAAGTCTCAATGGGTTCGCTATGGTAATGGACAATGTAAAAGACAATATGCTACCATTAAATTACATATGGAGCAACGGTGCTACTACTGCTATTATCAATAATCTTTCTGCCGGCAACCTTACGGTAAATGTAACCAATGCAAGTGGTTTTTCATGGACTGGAACTGTCAATTTAACTGAGCCTTCTCTGTTATCAGTAACAGCCAATGTTAAAAAATTAAATTGCAATAATGATTTTAGCGGCAGCATTACGCTTATTCCATCGGGTGGAACATTTCCTTACCTCTACAAATGGAATAATGGCAATACTAATCAAGCAAGAACTGGTCTAAAAGCTGGTACGTATACTGCTACAGTTAGCGATGCTAATGGATGCAGCGTAGTTAGCAGTTATCAGGTAAAACAACCTCTTCCACTGCAAATAGTTCCAACATTGACAAGTGTAACTTGCTTTGGAGGTAGTAACGGTAGTGCATCAATAGTTGGAACAGGAGGAACAAAACCATATACATTTTTATGGACCAATGGCATGACAACGGCAGCAGTAACAAACCTCACAGCAGGAACTTATAATGTAGTTGTAACAGATGCTAAGGGATGTTTGGCCAATAGTACAATCAACATTAGCAGTCCGCCACCAATGCAGATTAATGTGCAGCCAATGCCTCCAAGTCAGGCATTTGCAAATGTGCTTGGTGGTTTGCCTCCTTATCAAATATTCTGGAATACAATGCCACCACAAACCGGACCTTTGGCTACAGGTTTGTTCCCCGGGCAAATTTTACAGTTACAGGTAATGGATAATTCAGGTTGCATGCAAATGCAGACATTCATAATGCCGCAGATGAAGTTGGGTAATACAGACTTTTCATCAACCGAAATAGGTTTGACCTTATATCCAAATCCGGCCAAGAATTTTGTTATACTACATATCGATGGTTTTGCAAATGAAAGTGTTCATATTAATTTGTTTGATGCATTGGGCAATAAAGTGCTTAGTCAGAAAAATTTACTTAATAATGGCACTGATATTGTACTAAATGTAATGCACCTTTCAAACGGTATTTATACATTAGAATTACAGTTGCAAGGGCAAACACACAGAATGAAATTAAGTGTACATAATTAA
- a CDS encoding response regulator transcription factor, whose amino-acid sequence MIKCIVIDDEKQHRDFLRDAIAVNLPGVEIIGESASVVEGIKLVDSSDFDILFLDVQMPPHTGFDLLKAVVNRNYEVVFTTSFDSYAIDAIRFSAFDFLLKPYGHDDLCDVIERYRQKNLQNQSTKQIENLLHNINEGTTKKKIGLSDKSGIEFFEIDAIVYCKSENVYTTFYFDNKTEIVTSKSIKDYEKELSNYAFFRIHNSYLINLHKVKKYIRGEGGQVIMSNGATLDVSRTRKDLFLQKLGEV is encoded by the coding sequence ATGATAAAATGTATTGTGATAGATGACGAAAAACAACACCGCGATTTCTTGCGAGATGCCATTGCAGTAAATTTGCCAGGTGTAGAAATTATTGGCGAATCAGCATCCGTAGTTGAAGGTATTAAACTGGTGGATAGTTCGGATTTTGATATATTGTTTTTAGATGTACAAATGCCACCACACACAGGCTTCGATTTGTTGAAAGCTGTAGTAAACAGAAATTACGAAGTAGTGTTTACAACCTCTTTCGATTCTTATGCCATAGATGCTATACGTTTTTCGGCTTTCGATTTTTTATTGAAACCTTATGGCCATGATGACTTATGCGATGTGATAGAACGGTATCGGCAAAAAAATTTACAAAACCAATCCACAAAGCAAATCGAAAATTTATTGCACAATATAAATGAGGGCACAACGAAAAAAAAAATTGGCCTTAGTGATAAAAGTGGAATAGAATTTTTTGAAATTGATGCAATAGTTTACTGTAAATCGGAAAACGTTTACACTACTTTTTACTTCGATAATAAAACTGAAATTGTTACATCAAAGTCCATAAAGGATTATGAAAAGGAGTTAAGCAATTATGCATTTTTTCGTATTCACAATAGTTACCTGATAAACTTACACAAAGTAAAAAAATATATTCGTGGCGAAGGCGGGCAAGTGATAATGTCGAATGGTGCCACACTTGATGTATCGCGAACACGTAAGGATTTATTTTTACAAAAGCTTGGTGAGGTCTGA
- a CDS encoding tetratricopeptide repeat protein: MKNKYLLCFLILFFFSSISFSQTNKDSLLALLPSTNIDSQRVVLINTLIDLIEEDTIWQPLNDEMGMIAQRMMKQNNGAINRIGTIHYAAYCNNIGFVHQQNGDMPQALNFYLEGLKYYEASNDKYGIANTLGNIGTVYDEQGDWQQALVNIKQCLSIMTELKDKTGMAVALNNLGTIYNNHGLHKEALNYLEQSLALHKQTEDIENQGLVLSNIGGVYDKLNDNEKAIEYYRASYDIQKSIGDDIGLCLSKINFGNIQMKQKKWSEAEKNFTDAWQQSVALKYTSGMLGATDWLSRLYSATGRFEKAFHMQVLFKNLTDSIRNDDTRNQLMKKQLQYDFEKREAILKLQQQQKNELANKELQKQKTLRNTIIYSAILIFSFAVFAFIFYRRKREAQMKHQLADLNMRAINAQMNPHFIFNCMQSIQTLIAKKDLQNASVTLLRFAKLIRKVLDHSMSKQVTLEDELETLNDYVALEKNRLQGTLIFNVTVDHEIDTTETFLPPLLLQPIVENAIVHGIKSQGGSGTIAIHISRMLNKIRIEITDDGGGRKTQENISARKSYGIALTKERLDCMQALSNSKSDYTAENIVDVNGNVTGTKVTLLLPFTNLAA; the protein is encoded by the coding sequence ATGAAAAATAAATATTTACTGTGCTTTTTGATTTTATTCTTTTTTAGTTCCATATCTTTTTCACAAACAAATAAAGATTCATTGCTTGCATTGCTGCCATCTACAAACATTGATTCGCAGCGGGTTGTGTTGATTAATACTTTGATTGATTTAATTGAAGAGGATACTATATGGCAACCGCTTAACGATGAAATGGGAATGATAGCACAACGGATGATGAAACAAAACAATGGCGCGATAAATCGCATTGGCACCATTCATTATGCAGCATATTGTAACAATATAGGTTTTGTGCACCAGCAAAATGGCGACATGCCACAGGCATTAAATTTCTACCTCGAAGGATTGAAATATTACGAGGCGAGCAACGATAAATATGGCATTGCAAATACACTCGGAAATATAGGAACAGTATATGACGAACAGGGAGATTGGCAACAGGCTCTTGTAAATATTAAACAATGTCTTTCGATAATGACAGAATTAAAAGACAAAACAGGAATGGCGGTTGCATTGAATAACCTTGGTACTATTTACAACAATCATGGCCTTCATAAGGAAGCATTAAATTATTTGGAACAAAGTTTAGCATTGCACAAGCAAACCGAAGACATCGAAAATCAGGGCCTTGTGCTAAGCAACATTGGTGGTGTGTACGATAAGTTGAATGATAATGAAAAAGCCATTGAATATTATAGAGCCAGTTACGATATACAAAAAAGTATTGGAGATGATATAGGTTTATGTTTATCGAAAATAAATTTTGGTAACATACAGATGAAGCAGAAAAAGTGGAGCGAGGCGGAAAAAAATTTTACCGATGCATGGCAGCAATCGGTTGCTTTGAAATATACTTCGGGCATGTTGGGTGCCACCGATTGGCTAAGCAGATTATACTCGGCAACAGGACGTTTCGAAAAAGCTTTTCATATGCAGGTATTGTTTAAAAATCTTACCGATAGCATTCGCAACGATGACACCCGCAATCAATTGATGAAGAAGCAACTGCAATATGATTTCGAAAAGCGCGAAGCCATTTTAAAGTTACAACAACAACAAAAGAATGAACTTGCAAACAAGGAATTGCAAAAGCAAAAAACATTGCGCAATACAATTATATATTCGGCCATCCTTATTTTCTCGTTTGCAGTATTTGCATTTATTTTTTACAGGCGCAAACGCGAAGCACAAATGAAACATCAATTGGCTGACCTGAATATGCGTGCTATCAATGCGCAGATGAATCCACATTTTATTTTCAACTGCATGCAATCGATACAAACGTTAATTGCAAAAAAGGATTTGCAAAATGCCAGTGTAACCTTATTGCGCTTTGCCAAACTAATACGAAAGGTACTTGACCACAGCATGAGTAAGCAAGTAACACTCGAAGATGAACTGGAAACCTTAAATGATTATGTTGCACTGGAAAAAAACAGGCTCCAAGGCACCTTGATTTTTAATGTAACGGTCGACCATGAAATTGATACAACAGAAACATTTCTTCCACCTTTATTGTTGCAGCCCATAGTCGAGAATGCAATTGTTCATGGCATAAAATCGCAAGGTGGTTCGGGAACAATTGCAATACATATTTCGCGCATGTTGAATAAAATACGTATCGAAATAACTGATGATGGTGGTGGTCGCAAAACTCAGGAAAATATATCGGCACGAAAGTCCTATGGTATAGCCCTCACGAAAGAACGGCTTGATTGTATGCAGGCACTAAGTAATTCGAAATCGGATTATACAGCCGAAAATATTGTTGATGTTAATGGAAATGTGACAGGCACCAAAGTTACATTGTTGCTTCCTTTTACTAATTTAGCTGCATGA
- a CDS encoding T9SS type A sorting domain-containing protein, with protein sequence MKKLIIASILFLNICNAVTQTGTCSATSTASVTLVSHTGPSNLALGFKKATCSGTANGEISCTVTGGTPTYQYRWSNSNAASAPNQTSPILSNLPVATYTVTVTDVNGCTKTNTLTMQQCALLTTTSGIVSTPKRWDVDNITVMASSTLTLNNLDLYFLNPTSNITVPPLCTLLLNNCTLHGCEEMYQGIINTGGMVTIIDCAIEGATAAISVTNNGKFTITGTIFNNNALSLSASNTDLSTCTLSNCTFDYDNAPSFSEQLPFYHIYLDNVTNANIGSWVPNKKNIYKHAWMGIYSKNSDLTVFNSEFRDIGYYNFEQPNLIIKYGDGIYAYNTSAAQKSITVDQNGTPDACSFINITNGVTVKGFHETTIENNHFDLCKSGVFMYNHQIANVNINANRFDNCYDGIFISRINDAIYQINDNLFNMTNTTTPKAYNAINFGNRAISLLQVKGNAKATIRGNKMNNTREGIYCINIKGATLGEVNIGELNADPNIFSNEYYNSIPQADLHTIGVCYGYNFLNCDNVNLFGNRAIWMDNKPTVAEQDLLRGISLMDSKQMILIQNKTEKLGTGIRYWGDCTMGQLKCNTMTSCYQSVYLDPVGGNTKISDQGDLTGTIKSWGNKWVNVQHTSGFRVDGDKAPFTPIVWTYNTNDPPEQWLLSSQVKPFLISTQSCTATITDCVPPNIAPDDDALRAQLYGAAVGDSSIYNNIDAEFLYQDKTAYFVSALNDSGILYQGNNNDAMFIAEFDSLKNENIGKVQIAKKALANNDYTLMQTKLAALVNPNAIDFNLKSTINYYANYVAKDSIADSTTIENNRSIAYLHPFLGGEGVYYSRAIFDIEHEDQMPQLRKWKPNNNTAIVKHNIEIYPNPSDGNFTIVLKGYNNPQINIFDCYGKLTIKQTLKENESMVELNDYSSGLYYVQVMENGVQVYSSKLIITKK encoded by the coding sequence ATGAAAAAACTAATCATCGCATCAATCTTATTCTTAAACATTTGTAATGCCGTTACACAAACAGGAACATGCTCTGCAACAAGCACGGCATCGGTTACACTTGTAAGCCATACAGGCCCCAGCAATTTAGCTTTAGGATTTAAAAAAGCTACATGCAGTGGCACCGCCAATGGCGAAATATCATGTACCGTAACAGGAGGAACACCCACCTACCAATACCGATGGAGCAACTCCAATGCTGCTTCGGCACCTAACCAAACATCGCCCATATTAAGCAACTTGCCGGTAGCAACATATACCGTTACCGTTACAGATGTAAATGGCTGCACCAAAACCAACACACTTACTATGCAACAATGCGCATTACTTACCACTACCTCAGGTATAGTAAGTACTCCAAAAAGATGGGATGTAGATAATATTACCGTTATGGCCAGTAGTACCTTAACGCTAAATAACCTTGACCTATATTTCCTAAATCCTACATCCAATATAACTGTGCCACCCTTATGTACACTGCTTTTAAATAATTGTACACTACATGGGTGCGAAGAAATGTATCAAGGCATTATTAATACCGGAGGTATGGTTACCATAATTGATTGTGCTATAGAAGGTGCTACAGCAGCCATAAGTGTAACCAATAATGGTAAATTTACTATTACAGGAACTATTTTTAATAACAATGCATTAAGCCTTTCTGCGAGTAACACCGACTTATCAACCTGCACATTAAGCAATTGTACCTTCGATTATGATAATGCTCCCTCCTTTAGCGAGCAATTGCCTTTTTATCATATTTATCTTGACAATGTGACTAATGCAAACATAGGCTCATGGGTACCCAACAAAAAAAATATCTATAAACATGCTTGGATGGGAATTTATTCTAAAAATAGTGATTTAACAGTATTTAATTCTGAGTTCAGAGATATTGGTTACTACAATTTTGAACAACCTAATTTGATAATTAAATATGGCGATGGTATTTATGCATATAATACTTCCGCTGCACAAAAGTCCATCACTGTTGACCAAAATGGCACTCCGGATGCTTGCTCTTTTATTAATATTACCAATGGCGTAACCGTAAAAGGATTCCATGAAACAACCATTGAAAATAATCATTTTGATTTATGTAAAAGCGGGGTATTTATGTATAACCACCAGATTGCCAATGTAAACATTAATGCAAATAGATTTGATAATTGCTACGATGGAATTTTTATTAGCCGTATTAATGATGCTATTTATCAAATAAATGATAATTTGTTTAACATGACAAATACTACTACTCCAAAAGCTTACAATGCTATTAATTTTGGTAATAGAGCCATATCGCTATTGCAAGTGAAAGGCAATGCTAAAGCAACTATAAGAGGTAATAAAATGAACAATACGCGCGAAGGGATTTATTGTATTAATATAAAGGGTGCCACATTGGGGGAAGTGAATATAGGCGAGCTAAATGCTGACCCCAATATTTTTAGTAACGAATATTACAATAGCATACCCCAAGCCGACTTGCATACTATTGGTGTGTGTTATGGATACAATTTTTTAAATTGTGATAATGTAAACCTATTTGGCAATCGTGCTATATGGATGGATAATAAACCGACCGTAGCCGAACAAGACCTACTGCGTGGCATATCTCTTATGGATAGCAAACAAATGATTTTAATACAAAACAAAACCGAAAAATTAGGCACCGGTATTAGATATTGGGGCGATTGTACAATGGGGCAATTGAAATGCAATACCATGACAAGTTGCTACCAAAGTGTGTACCTTGACCCAGTGGGAGGAAACACAAAAATTTCGGACCAAGGTGATTTAACAGGTACAATAAAAAGCTGGGGCAATAAGTGGGTAAATGTACAACATACGAGTGGGTTTAGGGTAGATGGTGACAAAGCACCTTTCACACCAATTGTTTGGACATACAATACCAATGACCCGCCAGAACAATGGTTGCTTAGTAGTCAGGTAAAACCATTTTTAATTTCAACACAATCTTGCACCGCAACCATTACAGATTGTGTACCGCCAAACATTGCCCCCGATGACGATGCCTTGCGTGCACAATTGTATGGTGCTGCAGTTGGCGATTCAAGTATATATAACAACATAGATGCTGAATTTTTATATCAAGATAAAACCGCATATTTTGTATCGGCATTAAATGATAGCGGAATATTATATCAAGGAAATAACAACGATGCCATGTTTATTGCGGAATTTGATTCATTGAAAAACGAAAATATTGGTAAGGTACAAATAGCAAAAAAAGCATTAGCAAATAATGATTACACATTAATGCAAACAAAATTAGCTGCCTTAGTAAATCCGAATGCAATTGATTTCAATTTAAAATCGACAATAAATTACTACGCAAATTATGTTGCCAAAGATAGTATTGCCGATAGTACCACAATAGAAAATAATAGGAGCATAGCATACTTGCATCCATTTTTGGGTGGCGAAGGAGTATATTATTCGCGAGCAATTTTTGATATAGAACACGAAGACCAAATGCCGCAATTGAGGAAATGGAAACCTAATAATAACACAGCAATTGTTAAACACAACATTGAAATATATCCTAATCCATCTGATGGAAACTTTACAATTGTTTTGAAAGGATATAATAATCCTCAGATTAATATTTTTGATTGTTATGGTAAACTCACAATTAAACAAACATTAAAAGAAAACGAAAGCATGGTGGAGCTAAATGATTATAGTAGTGGATTATATTATGTGCAAGTTATGGAAAATGGAGTTCAAGTATATTCAAGTAAATTAATAATCACCAAAAAATAA
- a CDS encoding tetratricopeptide repeat protein, translated as MQKKIQLILLLGAAACLTYIIYQLPIANTGKAKTDSDSTKTTNTVTDTLNWSKYAEQVKAKYLPLQVEEIVKLENEFKKTPSVAAADSLAVQWDAKEQFGLAAWYKEEKAKMEPNEKNYIDAAYRYFDAYKVAESEAERAAMVQASIRNYTTVLKLNPANLNAQCDLGILYAEGTNDPMKGIMMLREVVKKDSLHENAQMNLGLLSMKSNQFVKAIDRFKTVLTINPGRIETYIYNAQAYLALNDTMQAKESFKLFLANNRNKELQQQVEGWLKELE; from the coding sequence ATGCAAAAAAAAATACAACTGATACTGCTACTAGGTGCAGCTGCTTGCCTAACGTATATTATTTACCAACTGCCAATAGCAAATACAGGCAAAGCAAAAACCGATAGCGATAGCACAAAGACAACTAATACGGTTACCGATACACTAAACTGGAGTAAGTATGCAGAGCAGGTAAAAGCCAAATACCTCCCCTTACAAGTTGAAGAAATTGTAAAGCTGGAAAATGAATTTAAAAAAACACCAAGTGTAGCTGCGGCCGATAGCCTTGCCGTACAATGGGATGCTAAGGAACAATTTGGCCTGGCAGCTTGGTATAAAGAGGAAAAGGCGAAGATGGAGCCAAACGAAAAGAATTATATAGATGCAGCCTACCGATACTTTGATGCCTATAAAGTAGCAGAGTCGGAGGCTGAGCGTGCCGCCATGGTGCAGGCATCTATACGTAATTATACAACAGTACTAAAACTAAATCCGGCTAATTTAAATGCGCAGTGCGACCTTGGCATATTATATGCCGAAGGTACCAACGACCCTATGAAAGGTATCATGATGCTGCGTGAAGTGGTAAAAAAAGATTCCTTACATGAGAATGCACAAATGAATCTCGGTTTGCTAAGCATGAAATCAAATCAGTTTGTAAAGGCCATCGATCGCTTTAAAACCGTATTAACTATAAACCCCGGCCGTATAGAAACATATATTTACAATGCTCAGGCCTATTTAGCATTAAATGATACCATGCAGGCAAAGGAGAGTTTCAAATTATTCTTAGCCAATAATAGGAACAAGGAACTTCAACAACAGGTAGAAGGATGGTTGAAGGAGTTGGAGTAA
- a CDS encoding rhomboid family intramembrane serine protease, with protein MQQNQNIFERLVTGVIPPAFFVIIMWIVYGYQSLHGDLGIYGVLPRHLSGLKGILFSPFLHGDLDHLLSNTFPMFVLGTCLLWFYRSIWFRVFATIFFFAGIGLWMGGRESYHIGASGLVYGLAAFLIVSGIIRKEAKLVAISLLMVFLYGGLIWGIFPVLIRVSFEAHLFGMLSGIIAAYLFRHDGREPKQLYKWEQEEINEMMDEEALRNEKVEKIIYHYTRKKESEN; from the coding sequence GTGCAGCAAAACCAAAATATATTTGAACGTCTAGTAACCGGAGTTATTCCTCCGGCTTTTTTTGTAATTATCATGTGGATAGTATATGGGTATCAAAGTCTGCATGGCGATTTGGGAATATATGGCGTGCTTCCACGCCATCTGTCAGGGCTGAAGGGGATTTTATTTTCTCCATTTTTACATGGCGATTTAGATCACCTGTTAAGCAATACTTTTCCCATGTTTGTGCTGGGCACTTGCCTGTTGTGGTTTTACCGAAGCATTTGGTTTCGGGTTTTTGCCACCATCTTTTTTTTTGCAGGCATTGGCTTATGGATGGGAGGCCGCGAAAGTTACCATATTGGTGCCAGTGGATTAGTTTATGGGCTTGCAGCTTTTCTTATTGTTAGCGGAATTATTCGCAAGGAGGCAAAACTGGTAGCTATATCCTTGTTAATGGTGTTTTTGTATGGCGGTTTAATATGGGGAATATTTCCTGTGCTGATACGAGTAAGTTTCGAAGCACATTTATTTGGTATGCTTTCAGGTATTATAGCAGCATATTTGTTCAGACACGATGGGCGCGAGCCTAAGCAACTCTATAAATGGGAGCAGGAAGAGATAAATGAAATGATGGATGAGGAAGCCTTGCGGAACGAAAAAGTAGAAAAAATAATATATCACTATACCCGAAAAAAAGAAAGCGAAAACTAA